From the genome of Apodemus sylvaticus chromosome 3, mApoSyl1.1, whole genome shotgun sequence, one region includes:
- the LOC127680411 gene encoding LOW QUALITY PROTEIN: PRAME family member 12-like (The sequence of the model RefSeq protein was modified relative to this genomic sequence to represent the inferred CDS: inserted 1 base in 1 codon): protein MNFKTPPTIQQLAKQSLLKDEALTIYALKDMKEELFPPLFKDAFISKQHNILRQMVAAWPFPCLPVGALMKTPDLETLKAMLDGLDLLMRQNVRPRRWNLQVLDLRDANHNFWNAWDGIEDGACPPDFSQTELLRNHPIQWGTQAVTVWINLYVNPRHTIEYNEYFYEWAKKRKDVQVNCQKVMFLPNPHYNPWHLLEIVEPSSIQELEVYKHFNLDTLAMIASDLGQMRNLQKLLLNNVHISLEQSGNKDMEDRCIRMIIPHFSKLHKLQHLYLNDVCFVNEHLDQVLRCLENPLESLAITHCKLSESDMRCLSQCPRVYQLKHLDLSGIDFINLSHEFLGRLLKRLTATLQKLELKGCMITDFQIDVLLPALSQCTQLTEVDFQMNFLSKNSLEKLLQHTANLRQLTKEMYSAPYXVYDELGNVLPQKFAQYCSELMVTLNVIRQPKEICFVSNICAGCGGLCVYNMEATLCFCWQREWSLLDSEKGKPELK from the exons ATGAACTTCAAGACCCCTCCCACGATCCAGCAGCTGGCAAAACAAAGCCTGCTGAAAGATGAAGCCTTGACAATCTATGCTCtaaaagacatgaaagaggaGCTCTTCCCACCACTCTTTAAGGATGCATTTATCAGCAAACAACATAACATCCTGAGGCAGatggtggcagcctggccctTCCCATGCCTTCCTGTGGGAGCTCTGATGAAGACTCCTGACTTGGAGACCTTGAAGGCTATGCTGGATGGCCTGGATTTGCTGATGAGACAAAATGTTCGACCCAG GAGGTGGAACCTACAAGTGCTTGATTTACGAGATGCCAACCATAATTTCTGGAATGCGTGGGATGGAATAGAGGATGGTGCCTGCCCTCCAGACTTTAGCCAGACAGAACTATTGAGGAATCATCCCATACAATGGGGAACACAGGCTGTGACTGTGTGGATAAACCTTTATGTGAATCCCAGGCATACAATTGaatacaatgaatatttttatgagtgggcaaagaagagaaaagatgtaCAGGTGAACTGTCAGAAGGTGATGTTTTTGCCCAACCCTCACTACAACCCCTGGCATCTTCTGGAAATAGTTGAGCCAAGTTCTATCCAGGAATTGGAAGTGTATAAACACTTCAACCTGGACACTCTTGCAATGATAGCCTCTGACCTGGGCCAGATGAGAAACCTTCAAAAACTCCTTCTCAATAATGTCCACATATCTTTGGAACAGTCTGGAAATAAAGACATGGAAGACCGGTGTATAAGAATGATCATTCCCCATTTCTCCAAACTCCACAAGCTCCAGCATCTCTATTTGAATGACGTCTGCTTTGTGAATGAACATCTGGACCAAGTGCTCAG GTGCTTAGAGAATCCCTTAGAGAGCCTTGCAATCACTCACTGCAAGCTGTCAGAATCAGATATGAGGTGTCTGTCCCAGTGTCCAAGAGTCTATCAGCTCAAACACCTGGATCTGAGTGGCATCGACTTTATAAATTTAAGTCATGAATTTCTAGGAAGACTTCTAAAACGACTGACAGCTACACTGCAGAAGCTAGAGTTGAAGGGCTGTATGATCACGGACTTCCAAATCGATGTCCTCCTGCCTGCTCTGAGCCAATGCACCCAGCTCACTGAGGTTGATTTTCAGATGAACTTCTTATCTAAGAACAGCCTGGAGAAGCTACTGCAGCACACTGCCAACCTGAGACAGCTGACCAAGGAAATGTACTCTGCACCCT AGGTCTATGATGAATTAGGTAATGTCCTCCCACAAAAATTTGCACAATATTGTTCTGAGCTAATGGTCACACTCAATGTTATACGTCAGCCAAAAGAGATCTGCTTTGTGAGTAACATTTGTGCAGGTTGTGGAGGACTCTGTGTCTACAACATGGAAGCCACACTATGTTTCTGTTGGCAACGAGAGTGGTCACTTCTGGACTCTGAGAAAGGAAAGCCGGAACTCAAGTGA